The nucleotide sequence CATGGGGCCCGTGATGGGTTTTCAAGTGACCTGGCGGCCTTGCAGTCTCCGGATTGGGTCATCTTCAGTCAGGCCCGGCTAGGACGCTGGGCACACCCGGCACCGCTGGTCGAGGAGACCTGGCGTCAGGGTGGTGCCGACACCTGGCGGACCGGTTCCGTCGGCACCGTGCGTATTAATTTAAGCGGGGAAGTCGGTGTTGTACGGCCTGCACGCGAATCACGCTGGGCGCTTGGGTATTGGACCTCGGGGTAGGGCGAAAACGCGCATCCTGACTACCTTTAGCAAAGGACAATAACGAGGTGTGCCGTGACAACAGTGTTTTCTCAAGGGGGGTGGTTGATGTGGCCCATCTTCATCGCCAGCCTCGTCGCCATGGGCATCGTGCTCGAACGCTTGTGGGTTTTGCGGCGCGGCGCATTGATGCCGGTTGATATTCGCAATTCCTGCGAAGCGGTGGCGCAGTCGTCGGCCGCGGAAACCGATATCATCAGCCAGCGCGGCATGCTCGGCGAGGTGTTGGCGATTGCCTTGCGCCAAGGCAGCGAGCGCTCAGTCCGTGAAGAGGCCTTGCGCCAGCAAGGCCAGCGCGTGGCCCATTACTTGGAACGTAACCTGGAGCTGTTGGGCGTGATTGGAATGGTCGCGCCGCTGATCGGATTGCTGGGTACCGTGATCGGCATGATCGACGTGTTTGGCGCCTTGATGCTGCACGGAGCCGGTGACGCCTCGGTGCTAGCCGGCGGCATCGGCCAGGCCCTAATTACCACCGCATCGGGCTTGGTGGTGGCGATTCCCGCGATCATCGCCCACCGGTTGCTGCTGCGCCGTGTCAAAGCGATTTTGATTGATTTGGAAGGCTGCTGTGACCGCTTTTTGGCGGCCAGTCCGGCGCAACCGCTGCGCGCCAATGCGCGCGCGGCCTAAGTATGAAGTTTTCGTTTGACGCACCCACTGCCGACCCCGGCGGCCCTAA is from Litorivicinus lipolyticus and encodes:
- a CDS encoding MotA/TolQ/ExbB proton channel family protein, whose translation is MWPIFIASLVAMGIVLERLWVLRRGALMPVDIRNSCEAVAQSSAAETDIISQRGMLGEVLAIALRQGSERSVREEALRQQGQRVAHYLERNLELLGVIGMVAPLIGLLGTVIGMIDVFGALMLHGAGDASVLAGGIGQALITTASGLVVAIPAIIAHRLLLRRVKAILIDLEGCCDRFLAASPAQPLRANARAA